A part of Chanos chanos chromosome 9, fChaCha1.1, whole genome shotgun sequence genomic DNA contains:
- the LOC115821594 gene encoding zinc-binding protein A33-like, with product MEIQIQTQDTESQIKKEFEKLHQFLREEEAARIAALREEEACKIQTVKRHIEKMNGEITSLSDAIRDLQEMTSLTDIPFLQVKTKYTECYSRAQCTLQDPQMLSGALINVAKHLGNLKFRVWEKMQDIVQYTPVILDPNTAHRKLVLSEDLTSVRYTDTERRLPDNPERYDMYTYVLSSEGFTTGRHSWDVEVEDNTNWSVGVAVESGGRKGENLWDGVWCVWYLDGEYRARSPGGSWTRLASRVKLDKIRVELDCNGGRVSFFGPGHYAHIHTFTQVFTGTIFPLFLNHCEFFPLSILPVEQQRL from the exons ATGGAAATCCAG ATCCAGACCCAGGACACAGAGAGCCAGATTAAaaaggagtttgagaaacttcaccagtttctacgagaggaagaggcagccaggatagctgcactgagggaggaggaggCATGTAAAATTCAGACTGTAAAAAGACACATTGAGAAGATGAATGGAGAGATCACATCTCTGTCTGACGCAATTAGAGACCTACAGGAAATGACCAGCCTTACAGACATTCCATTCTTACAGGTAAAGACTAAATACA ctgaatgttattccagagcccagtgcacactgcaggatccacagatgctttcaggagcactgatcaatgtggcaaagcacctgggcaacctgaagttcagagtgtgggagaagatgcaggacattgttcaataca CTCCTGTGATTTTGGACCCCAACACCGCTCACCGTAAACTCGTCCTGTccgaggatctgaccagtgtgagatacaCCGATACGGAGAGGAGGCTGCCTGATAACCCAGAGAGGTATGATATGTACACGTACGTCTTGAGTTCTGAGGGTTTTACCACGGGGAGACACAGCTGGGACGTGGAGGTTGAAGACAATACAAACTGGAGCGTGGGCGTTGCCGTGGAATCCGGTGGAAGGAAAGGAGAAAATCTTTGGGACGGGGTGTGGTGCGTGTGGTATCTGGATGGGGAATATCGAGCGCGTTCGCCAGGAGGGTCGTGGACACGTCTCGCCAGTCGCGTGAAACTAGACAAGATCAGGGTGGAGCTGGATTGTAATGGCGGGAGAGTGTCGTTTTTTGGCCCTGGACattacgcacacatacacaccttcacGCAGGTTTTTACCGGCACAATCTTTCCGCTCTTCCTCAATCACTGTGAATTCTTTCCTCTGAGTATTTTACCAGTAGAACAACAGCGCCTCTGA